From a region of the Hugenholtzia roseola DSM 9546 genome:
- a CDS encoding RHS repeat domain-containing protein, which produces MQGATQTQDNYNALDQDLLQEEQTLYQQQTTTDIIAILTEQTKNQLRSEWQKLYAQHCLQNLTETFTLRYTPDEYHYTLYYYDQAGSLVQTVPPAGVQPLTDAQAQNYAQNPVEPQHLLKTRYAYNTLGQPTQQETPDAGKTTFLYDQNGQLRLSQNAQQKLEDKYAFTRYDQQSRIVEVGVLHTQLTQNQLLTAVENPAFPTNAQNKTELTQTLYDYPTAQTEGLPQTFLRGRVSSVSVKEDGQTVSSRSTYSYDVHGNVKTLWQKVPELQEEEQIVRGSFPNWQVQTLQVEAQKRVDYEYDLIAGKVNKVKYQDGKADAFYHRYRYDADNRLISVKTSVDNWLWNEEALYRYYAHGSLARVELGEYKVQGLDYFYTLQGWLKGVNNPLGDDIGRDAVANTQYKHVNADAFAFSLDYFQGDYKAINSTQTFATTGYTSLYNGNIAAMTTDLKGTLGLQTRQYRYDQLNRIKSAQTLGAAQKFRETFAFDGNGNILNCTLNDANGTEVDNATYHYFANSNKLSYIADQYGEIFAGFDLPNQSAGNYQYDAIGNQIQDLHRNLNQISWTSYNKPREAIKNNGKKVVYHYDGLNNKVKQTYEDPNSHVRHTYYVRDAVGNVLAVYEKTDTFQLSDPDNADSQLVRVEGETILKEHNLYGSSRLGVVLGQQTKKVRLLGRKNYELSNHLGNVLAVITDNKRKVGASYETNVISETHYLAYGLASESYHNPQAQKYRFSFNGKEDDDILGWQDYGFRHFDKLTRRFTSVDPLTHEYPWYTPYQFAGNKVIQAIDLDGLEEHIINENDRNDMLLELTLAIGATVQDSWYSARNVVNMGLGLPFRYRIQNGKYQLVQVKSSTFSEFAENTLNDGFDLMSVFGFKAGKGLSSPTTLFAKTQSKGTVAGQGGKQLLQAVKTQNIVNKVKEGEELMTVYRSVDLVELGSIKKISGFAPNPSLFPKQFDLNYEDAIKRMKETPVHGNNTQVLLEVKISKPEFEKMRNSVQLQQLDGQDALSVPVGAIPDFNNTVRKVDIINPN; this is translated from the coding sequence TTGCAGGGGGCTACGCAAACACAGGACAACTACAACGCATTAGACCAAGACCTACTGCAAGAAGAGCAAACCCTATATCAGCAGCAAACCACAACAGACATTATTGCCATCTTAACCGAGCAGACAAAAAATCAACTCCGCTCAGAATGGCAGAAACTATATGCACAGCACTGCCTACAAAACCTAACCGAAACCTTTACCCTACGATACACACCCGACGAGTACCACTATACCCTCTACTACTACGACCAAGCGGGTTCCTTGGTGCAGACCGTACCGCCCGCAGGCGTGCAGCCGCTAACCGATGCACAAGCACAAAACTATGCGCAAAACCCCGTAGAGCCACAGCACCTACTCAAAACCCGCTATGCTTACAACACCTTAGGGCAGCCCACACAACAAGAAACACCAGACGCAGGAAAAACCACTTTCCTATACGACCAAAACGGACAACTGCGGCTCTCGCAAAATGCACAGCAAAAGCTCGAAGACAAGTACGCCTTCACTCGATACGACCAGCAGAGCCGTATCGTAGAAGTCGGCGTGCTACACACACAACTAACTCAAAACCAGTTGCTTACGGCGGTAGAAAATCCCGCTTTCCCTACCAACGCGCAGAACAAAACAGAACTCACACAGACCCTATACGACTACCCAACGGCACAGACCGAAGGGTTACCACAAACATTTTTGAGGGGCAGAGTGTCGTCGGTATCGGTGAAAGAGGACGGACAAACCGTTTCGAGCCGCAGCACGTACTCTTATGACGTGCATGGGAACGTGAAGACCCTTTGGCAGAAAGTGCCAGAGCTGCAAGAGGAGGAGCAAATTGTCAGGGGCAGTTTCCCGAATTGGCAGGTGCAGACGCTGCAAGTGGAGGCACAAAAGCGTGTAGATTACGAGTATGATTTGATTGCAGGAAAGGTTAATAAAGTAAAATACCAAGACGGAAAAGCTGATGCTTTTTACCACCGCTACCGCTATGATGCTGATAATAGGCTCATTAGCGTCAAGACTTCCGTAGATAACTGGCTCTGGAACGAAGAGGCACTATACCGATACTATGCGCATGGTAGTTTGGCAAGGGTAGAACTTGGCGAATATAAGGTGCAAGGATTGGATTATTTTTATACCTTGCAGGGATGGCTCAAAGGCGTGAACAACCCCTTAGGTGACGACATAGGCAGAGATGCGGTCGCCAACACGCAGTACAAGCACGTCAACGCCGATGCTTTCGCCTTCTCCTTAGACTACTTCCAAGGCGACTACAAGGCAATTAACAGCACCCAAACCTTCGCTACCACAGGCTACACCAGCCTCTATAATGGCAATATAGCGGCGATGACGACGGACTTAAAAGGGACTTTGGGGCTGCAAACCCGCCAATATCGCTACGACCAACTCAACCGTATCAAGTCGGCGCAGACGCTGGGAGCGGCGCAAAAGTTTCGTGAAACCTTCGCCTTCGATGGCAACGGAAATATCCTAAACTGCACCCTAAATGATGCAAATGGTACAGAAGTTGATAATGCTACCTACCATTATTTTGCAAATTCCAACAAACTTTCGTATATTGCCGACCAATACGGCGAAATATTCGCTGGGTTTGATTTGCCGAATCAAAGTGCGGGGAATTATCAGTACGATGCGATAGGCAATCAAATTCAAGACTTGCATAGAAATTTAAACCAAATTTCTTGGACAAGTTACAACAAGCCACGTGAGGCGATTAAGAATAATGGTAAAAAAGTAGTTTATCATTATGACGGTCTGAATAATAAAGTTAAACAGACTTATGAAGACCCTAACTCGCATGTGCGCCATACGTATTATGTGCGTGATGCCGTCGGAAACGTCTTGGCGGTGTATGAAAAAACCGATACCTTTCAACTTTCTGACCCTGATAATGCTGATAGTCAGCTTGTTAGGGTAGAAGGCGAAACGATTTTGAAGGAGCATAATCTCTATGGTTCTTCTCGTTTGGGCGTTGTTTTGGGACAGCAAACGAAAAAAGTTCGTCTTTTGGGTAGAAAAAATTACGAACTTTCTAACCACTTAGGCAACGTTTTAGCCGTCATTACAGACAACAAACGCAAAGTAGGCGCAAGTTATGAAACAAATGTAATTTCAGAAACACACTATTTAGCGTATGGATTAGCCTCTGAAAGTTACCACAATCCGCAAGCTCAAAAGTACCGTTTTTCGTTCAACGGCAAAGAAGACGACGATATTTTAGGTTGGCAAGACTACGGTTTCAGGCACTTTGACAAGCTCACACGACGATTTACGAGTGTTGACCCGCTGACACACGAGTATCCCTGGTATACGCCTTATCAGTTTGCAGGGAATAAAGTTATTCAGGCGATTGATTTGGATGGGTTGGAGGAGCATATCATTAATGAAAATGATAGAAATGATATGCTATTAGAACTGACTCTCGCAATCGGTGCAACGGTTCAAGATAGTTGGTATTCTGCTAGGAATGTAGTCAATATGGGGCTTGGACTTCCTTTCAGGTATAGAATACAAAATGGTAAATATCAGCTTGTACAAGTAAAGTCTTCTACATTTAGCGAATTTGCTGAAAACACGCTCAATGATGGCTTTGACCTTATGTCTGTGTTTGGTTTTAAAGCTGGAAAAGGTTTGTCAAGCCCTACTACTCTTTTTGCTAAAACACAGTCGAAGGGTACGGTGGCAGGGCAGGGCGGGAAACAACTTTTGCAAGCAGTAAAAACACAAAATATTGTAAATAAAGTAAAAGAAGGAGAAGAACTGATGACTGTTTATCGCTCTGTTGATTTAGTAGAACTTGGTTCTATAAAAAAAATATCTGGATTTGCACCTAATCCAAGTTTATTTCCTAAGCAATTTGATTTGAACTATGAGGATGCTATAAAAAGAATGAAAGAAACACCGGTTCATGGAAATAATACGCAAGTCTTATTAGAAGTAAAAATATCAAAACCAGAGTTTGAAAAAATGAGAAATAGTGTGCAGCTACAACAACTAGATGGACAAGATGCCTTGAGTGTCCCTGTTGGAGCAATACCCGATTTCAACAATACTGTTAGAAAAGTAGACATTATAAATCCTAATTAA
- a CDS encoding thiol-disulfide oxidoreductase DCC family protein has translation MSALNPADTIVFFDGVCNLCNGAVNFIIDRNPSGSLRFASLQSDLGKQLLDSQGLDTKSYSSLILYENGTVYRRSTAALRIASHLSGIWSWARVFLAVPPFLRDGVYDLIARNRYRWFGKTDACRLPTPELRVRFLG, from the coding sequence ATGAGCGCGTTAAACCCTGCCGATACGATTGTTTTTTTTGATGGTGTTTGTAATCTCTGCAATGGAGCAGTCAATTTTATTATAGACCGCAACCCCTCTGGTTCGTTGCGTTTTGCTTCGCTACAATCAGATTTAGGCAAACAACTACTTGATAGTCAAGGACTTGACACAAAATCGTATAGCAGTCTGATTTTATATGAAAATGGGACGGTGTACCGCCGCTCTACGGCAGCTCTGCGTATTGCCTCACATCTTTCTGGAATTTGGTCTTGGGCGCGTGTCTTTTTAGCCGTTCCACCTTTTCTCCGCGATGGCGTATATGACCTAATTGCACGCAACCGTTACCGTTGGTTTGGCAAAACTGACGCTTGTCGCTTGCCCACTCCCGAACTTAGGGTTCGTTTTTTGGGGTAG
- a CDS encoding glycosyltransferase family 2 protein produces the protein MDFSFVITYRDREVEAVKRCLGSLLNQKTTSRYEICFVDYGSQEQFRQPLAAFIATQLRIRYAYAPTRGWLWCRSHANNLGLDLAQGKYIVMVDVDLIYPDFFLEKIKKYIDEQTQVLYHCYFAPKEFGDYDTLNFTKAQPFRHTSETLTETGLMAAPKVAFLKAAYYDEYFKVWGIEDAEMNQRIQKVGYKPFKMPLDEVYGVHQWHLSNTLLDIMPKNWYDFMKRRTLKTTQKTERYYLPKNELESLSPLRKLENITQSKIEGLSYQNFKFEVPFAYDTIKFFNLFENLKSGEALHVAQKFEWIGQEGASKVGKMLNFFNKKASQYKISYRITEALPFETEMIDFLKVRDFLYFFLVENESRILDYFLEVKPREKIELFIIKR, from the coding sequence ATGGATTTTTCCTTTGTCATTACCTATCGCGATAGGGAAGTAGAGGCGGTCAAACGCTGCTTAGGCTCGCTTCTGAACCAGAAAACGACAAGCCGTTATGAAATTTGTTTTGTAGATTATGGCAGTCAGGAGCAATTTCGGCAGCCCTTAGCTGCTTTTATTGCCACGCAATTGCGTATCCGTTACGCCTACGCGCCTACGCGCGGGTGGCTTTGGTGTCGCTCGCATGCCAATAATTTGGGTTTGGATTTGGCACAGGGCAAATATATCGTCATGGTAGATGTAGATTTAATCTATCCCGACTTTTTTTTAGAAAAAATAAAAAAATACATAGACGAACAAACGCAAGTTTTATATCATTGCTATTTCGCACCAAAGGAGTTTGGCGATTATGATACACTAAATTTTACAAAAGCACAACCTTTTAGACACACTTCCGAAACCCTGACAGAAACAGGTTTGATGGCTGCTCCCAAAGTTGCCTTTCTAAAAGCGGCATATTACGACGAATACTTTAAAGTTTGGGGCATTGAAGATGCAGAAATGAACCAACGCATACAAAAAGTTGGTTACAAACCTTTCAAAATGCCCTTAGATGAGGTCTATGGCGTGCATCAGTGGCATCTTTCGAATACCTTGCTCGATATAATGCCCAAAAATTGGTATGATTTTATGAAAAGGAGAACTTTAAAAACAACACAAAAAACAGAAAGATATTATTTGCCTAAAAATGAGCTGGAAAGTCTAAGCCCGTTGCGGAAATTAGAAAACATAACACAATCGAAAATAGAAGGCTTATCTTATCAAAACTTTAAGTTTGAAGTACCCTTTGCTTATGATACCATCAAATTTTTTAACTTGTTTGAAAATCTCAAAAGCGGTGAAGCCTTACATGTCGCACAAAAATTTGAATGGATAGGGCAGGAAGGGGCTTCTAAAGTGGGAAAAATGCTCAATTTTTTTAATAAAAAGGCTTCACAATATAAAATTTCCTACCGCATTACAGAGGCACTTCCTTTTGAAACCGAAATGATAGATTTTCTGAAAGTGCGCGATTTTCTCTACTTTTTTTTAGTAGAAAACGAAAGTAGAATTTTAGATTATTTTTTAGAAGTAAAACCAAGAGAAAAAATAGAGCTTTTTATCATAAAAAGATAA
- the dut gene encoding dUTP diphosphatase, which yields MLTVKIINTSTKALPQYQTPLSAGMDLCAHLPLGSIALAPFERKLIPTGLFIELPEGYEAQVRPRSGLAIKHGISLINAVGTIDADYRGEICVPLVNLSQETFMVEDGMRIAQMVVTSHERVLWQAAESLSNTERGSGGFGSTGK from the coding sequence ATGCTTACGGTCAAAATCATCAACACTTCTACGAAGGCATTGCCACAGTACCAAACGCCTCTTTCGGCAGGCATGGACTTGTGTGCGCATCTGCCCTTGGGTAGTATTGCCTTAGCTCCTTTCGAGCGCAAACTTATTCCTACGGGCTTATTTATCGAGCTGCCCGAAGGATACGAGGCACAGGTTCGCCCCCGTAGTGGCTTGGCGATAAAACATGGCATTAGCCTTATCAATGCTGTCGGGACGATAGATGCGGATTATCGCGGTGAAATTTGTGTGCCTTTGGTCAATCTCTCACAAGAAACTTTTATGGTAGAAGATGGCATGCGGATTGCACAAATGGTCGTAACTTCTCATGAGCGTGTGTTGTGGCAGGCAGCCGAAAGCCTTTCCAATACCGAACGCGGCAGTGGCGGATTTGGAAGTACGGGAAAGTGA
- a CDS encoding class I SAM-dependent rRNA methyltransferase has protein sequence MDYPILVLKEGREKSLLQRHPWVFSGAVQKMPKKANNGDIIQVQDHKGRAVGYAFYDPSSQITARVFAFTQTAHDPPLHIDEAFWEAKVQQAFDLRQQHLNFETTNAYRLLHAEGDFLPGIIADAYDKVLVVQLLIKGTELIFPTLEKIFRKLGFSYIFLNVKENVKHLEQLELPKGWVGDTPKLPIIVKENNLLFEIDIENGQKTGFFLDQRENRALLGTYSANKSVLNCFSYTGGFSVYALAAGAKKVDSVDISKTATAICEQVIKLNFEPQDDKLTRHKAIAADCFDYLKALPAESYDVIILDPPAFAKSKKAVQRAARGYVSLNELGFKKVKKGGIVFTFSCSGSVDRDLFRKMVFSAAAAAKREVRIIAQLTQPLDHPVNIYHPEGEYLKGLVLYVE, from the coding sequence ATGGATTATCCTATTCTTGTTTTAAAAGAAGGCAGAGAAAAATCTCTCCTCCAACGCCACCCTTGGGTATTTTCGGGGGCAGTACAAAAGATGCCCAAAAAAGCCAACAACGGCGACATCATTCAAGTACAAGACCACAAAGGACGCGCCGTAGGATATGCCTTTTACGACCCCAGCAGCCAAATCACAGCCCGCGTCTTTGCCTTTACACAAACAGCACACGACCCTCCCCTGCACATAGACGAGGCTTTTTGGGAAGCAAAAGTACAACAGGCTTTTGATTTAAGACAACAACACCTCAACTTTGAAACTACAAATGCCTATCGCCTCCTCCATGCCGAAGGCGATTTCCTGCCCGGTATTATCGCTGATGCCTATGACAAGGTCTTGGTCGTGCAGCTACTCATCAAAGGGACAGAGCTTATTTTTCCTACCTTAGAGAAAATTTTTAGAAAGTTGGGCTTTTCCTACATTTTTTTAAATGTAAAAGAAAATGTCAAGCACTTAGAGCAATTAGAACTTCCAAAGGGTTGGGTAGGCGATACGCCCAAATTGCCTATTATCGTGAAAGAAAACAACCTGCTTTTTGAAATAGACATAGAAAACGGACAAAAAACAGGCTTCTTTTTAGACCAAAGAGAAAATCGCGCCCTTTTAGGCACGTACAGTGCCAATAAAAGTGTCCTCAATTGTTTTAGCTATACAGGAGGTTTTAGCGTCTATGCCTTAGCCGCAGGTGCAAAAAAAGTGGATTCGGTAGATATTTCTAAAACCGCAACCGCCATCTGTGAGCAAGTAATCAAACTAAATTTTGAGCCTCAAGACGACAAACTGACGCGCCACAAAGCCATTGCAGCCGATTGTTTTGACTACCTAAAAGCCCTGCCTGCCGAAAGTTATGATGTTATTATTTTAGACCCTCCTGCCTTTGCCAAATCGAAAAAAGCGGTACAAAGGGCAGCGCGTGGCTATGTAAGCCTCAATGAGTTGGGTTTTAAAAAGGTCAAAAAAGGCGGCATTGTCTTTACTTTCTCTTGTTCGGGTAGTGTAGATAGGGATTTGTTCCGCAAGATGGTCTTTTCCGCCGCCGCCGCTGCCAAAAGAGAAGTCCGCATTATTGCACAACTCACGCAGCCATTAGACCACCCCGTCAATATTTATCACCCAGAGGGCGAGTACCTCAAAGGATTAGTTTTGTATGTGGAATAA
- a CDS encoding TonB-dependent receptor — translation MGEGFGVGYNFHFLTIFFFLCFFLENTAKAQQDSTLLPEISIEASPIAPLDLGFKSQSFDSATLARMAQLSLSELLTRQTPIFLKFYGVGGLATPAFRGTGAGHTQVFWNDIPIASPMLGQVDFSLFPIALTDKVRIDYGGASLQSGEGGFGGAIHLQNQIQNPLSSEEKDSENAFLKQILLLQSVGSFQTYKTHFLSQIGTKRWQSLTRLFFKRAENDFPFRFAGTKRRQQNAALVQGGLLQELYFFINAREQIALRLWWQKSDRELPPPLTVSRNAEFQQDQALRLNFSYERQNLNSKILFHSAFLQDKLLYQNKISNVVSESRTQTWVGKVSWQAQPKGVLRSLFPFQSLFLENSLQVKHDQAQTTSYKERASQTQYNFFTNIEWQPQDFWGIKFLLRQTFWQTNQNRSLIDSTLQNNPSPSQNEYAPLLPVLGLNFNLSAQMILKANMSRNFRFPTLNDRFWFPVGNPNLRPEKGWQQELSLIWRNSSTSKNNKEKWQVEFETTFFRAKIEDWILWSPAIAGYWRPENLRRVRALGVESNVRFSKKWTKDAHLELFLTQSYTETINRSALNASDASFGKQLIYVPLWSQKSTLSLYHKKSNYILETQYFSRRFTTSSNSQFLPYYWLFNLGYQQEWRFGFFSGSKKQSLFLQVRIDNVLNFQYQSIALYPMAGRQLELSLRWALK, via the coding sequence ATGGGGGAGGGGTTTGGGGTGGGGTACAATTTCCACTTTCTCACTATCTTTTTTTTCCTGTGCTTTTTTTTAGAAAACACAGCAAAAGCGCAGCAAGATTCGACCCTGCTGCCCGAAATTTCCATCGAGGCAAGTCCGATTGCGCCACTCGATTTGGGCTTCAAAAGCCAATCTTTCGATTCGGCTACCCTTGCGCGTATGGCGCAACTCTCTCTTTCTGAACTGCTAACGCGCCAAACGCCTATTTTTTTGAAGTTCTATGGCGTAGGAGGCTTGGCTACGCCTGCCTTTCGTGGCACAGGGGCAGGTCATACGCAAGTTTTTTGGAATGACATTCCGATAGCCTCGCCTATGTTGGGGCAGGTAGATTTTTCACTCTTTCCGATTGCACTAACCGACAAGGTACGCATAGACTACGGCGGCGCAAGTTTGCAAAGTGGCGAAGGAGGGTTTGGTGGAGCTATTCACCTGCAAAATCAGATACAAAATCCTTTGAGCAGTGAAGAAAAAGACTCTGAAAATGCGTTTTTAAAACAAATCTTACTTTTGCAAAGTGTGGGTAGTTTTCAAACCTATAAGACCCATTTTCTTAGCCAAATAGGAACAAAAAGATGGCAGAGCCTCACGCGCCTTTTTTTCAAAAGGGCGGAAAATGATTTTCCCTTTCGCTTTGCAGGCACGAAACGGCGACAACAAAATGCTGCCCTTGTGCAGGGCGGACTTTTGCAGGAGCTTTATTTTTTCATCAATGCGCGAGAGCAAATAGCCCTACGCCTTTGGTGGCAAAAATCGGATAGAGAGCTTCCTCCCCCGCTTACGGTGAGCAGAAACGCCGAATTTCAACAAGACCAAGCCCTGCGGCTGAATTTTAGTTATGAAAGGCAAAATCTGAACAGCAAAATTTTATTTCATAGTGCTTTTTTACAAGATAAGTTACTTTATCAGAATAAAATTTCAAATGTTGTTTCGGAAAGCCGTACCCAAACTTGGGTAGGAAAAGTTAGTTGGCAGGCACAGCCCAAAGGCGTTTTGCGTTCCCTCTTTCCGTTTCAAAGTCTTTTTTTAGAAAATAGCCTGCAAGTCAAGCACGACCAAGCCCAAACTACTTCATACAAAGAAAGGGCAAGCCAAACGCAATACAATTTTTTTACAAACATAGAATGGCAGCCACAAGATTTTTGGGGCATCAAATTTTTGCTAAGACAGACCTTTTGGCAGACAAACCAAAATAGAAGCCTGATAGATAGCACTTTACAAAATAATCCTTCGCCAAGCCAAAACGAATACGCACCACTTCTGCCTGTATTGGGTCTGAATTTTAACCTTTCTGCTCAAATGATTTTAAAGGCAAATATGAGTAGGAATTTTCGCTTTCCCACTCTCAACGATAGATTTTGGTTTCCCGTAGGAAATCCAAACCTTAGACCTGAAAAGGGTTGGCAGCAAGAGTTGAGTCTGATTTGGCGCAACTCTTCTACCTCAAAAAATAACAAAGAGAAGTGGCAGGTAGAATTTGAAACTACTTTTTTTCGCGCCAAAATAGAAGACTGGATACTTTGGTCGCCTGCCATTGCGGGCTATTGGCGACCCGAAAACTTGCGAAGGGTACGCGCTTTGGGCGTAGAATCTAATGTAAGGTTTTCAAAAAAATGGACAAAAGATGCACATTTAGAGCTTTTTCTAACACAATCTTACACTGAAACGATAAATCGCTCCGCGCTCAATGCCAGTGATGCTTCTTTTGGCAAACAGCTCATTTATGTACCACTTTGGAGTCAGAAAAGTACGCTTTCTTTGTATCACAAAAAGAGCAATTACATCTTAGAAACACAATATTTTAGCCGCAGATTTACGACAAGCAGCAACTCACAATTTTTACCTTATTATTGGCTATTCAATCTGGGTTATCAGCAAGAGTGGCGATTTGGCTTTTTTTCTGGTTCAAAAAAACAATCTTTATTTTTGCAGGTTAGGATAGACAACGTATTAAATTTTCAATACCAATCTATCGCGCTTTATCCGATGGCAGGCAGGCAGTTGGAGTTGAGTTTGCGCTGGGCTTTGAAATAA
- a CDS encoding rod shape-determining protein, translated as MGLFDIFTSDIAIDLGTANTLIIHKGKIVVDEPSIIALHKRTGKVMAIGRQAMQMHEKTHEDIKTIRPLRDGVIADFDAAQQMIKGLIKMIDIGKMSLSKVIVICIPSGITEVEKRAVKESAEQAGAKTVYMIKEPIAAAIGIGIDIEQPVGSMIVDIGGGTTEIAVIALSGIVCDQSIRTAGDVFNRDILDYMRRQHNLLIGERSAERVKIEVGAAMSELESPPDDFDIRGRDLMTGIPKVVKVSYSEIAFAIDKSVSKIEEAVLKALEITPPELAADIYEQGIYLTGGGALLRGLDKRLSLKTKLPIHIAEDPLRAVVRGTGIALSNVERYRSVLLD; from the coding sequence ATGGGACTTTTCGATATCTTCACCAGCGACATTGCCATAGACTTAGGTACGGCAAATACGCTCATTATACACAAAGGAAAAATCGTCGTCGATGAGCCGTCTATCATTGCCTTGCACAAACGTACAGGCAAGGTGATGGCAATCGGTAGGCAGGCGATGCAAATGCATGAAAAGACGCACGAAGACATTAAAACCATTCGCCCACTGCGCGATGGAGTCATCGCCGACTTTGATGCTGCCCAGCAAATGATTAAGGGACTTATCAAGATGATAGACATCGGCAAGATGAGCCTCTCGAAAGTGATTGTCATTTGTATTCCTTCGGGCATTACAGAGGTTGAAAAACGCGCCGTAAAAGAATCTGCCGAGCAAGCAGGTGCCAAGACGGTTTATATGATAAAAGAGCCGATTGCGGCTGCCATTGGTATTGGCATCGATATAGAGCAGCCTGTGGGTTCGATGATTGTCGATATTGGCGGTGGCACAACCGAAATCGCCGTTATTGCGCTTTCGGGTATTGTCTGCGACCAGTCTATTCGCACAGCAGGCGACGTTTTCAACCGCGATATTTTAGACTATATGCGTCGCCAACATAACTTGCTTATTGGCGAGCGTTCTGCCGAGCGCGTCAAGATAGAAGTAGGAGCGGCGATGTCGGAATTGGAAAGCCCTCCTGATGATTTTGACATTCGTGGGCGCGACTTGATGACGGGTATTCCCAAAGTGGTCAAGGTTTCATATAGCGAAATTGCTTTTGCCATCGATAAATCCGTTTCTAAGATAGAAGAAGCCGTTTTGAAAGCCTTAGAAATTACGCCTCCAGAATTGGCGGCGGATATTTACGAACAGGGCATCTACCTCACAGGTGGCGGCGCACTTTTGCGTGGTTTAGACAAACGTTTGAGCCTCAAGACTAAATTGCCGATTCATATTGCAGAAGACCCCCTACGTGCTGTTGTGCGTGGTACAGGGATTGCCCTTTCTAATGTAGAACGCTACCGTTCGGTCTTATTAGACTAA
- the mreC gene encoding rod shape-determining protein MreC: protein MQQLILLLVRFKNLLLFLFLELLCLILVVQNNHYQRTVFASSANVVVGSFLEASQWVTHRWNLEPENARLVAENARLRAALSNKQAFAESADSLRLTQYEYIPAKVVKNSLFLEHNYLTLNKGRRHGIKENMGVVSTEGIIGKVELVSENYATVRSLLHLNNEVSAAIKRNQVFGGIRWDGKSYQHTLLEETTISADIIKGDTVVTSAFNSIFPPNLTIGYVESIERSPIRTFNIVRVRLASDFSDLSYVYVIRNYFQTEQKTLESQQQAQ from the coding sequence ATGCAGCAGCTCATACTCCTTTTAGTACGGTTTAAAAACCTACTACTTTTCCTTTTTTTGGAATTGCTGTGTCTGATTTTGGTGGTACAAAACAACCATTATCAACGGACAGTCTTTGCCTCCTCTGCCAATGTAGTGGTAGGCTCATTCTTGGAAGCCTCCCAATGGGTAACGCATCGCTGGAATTTAGAGCCTGAAAATGCGCGTTTGGTAGCTGAAAATGCACGCCTAAGAGCGGCTTTATCTAATAAGCAAGCCTTTGCCGAATCTGCCGACAGCCTGCGCCTGACGCAATACGAGTACATTCCTGCCAAAGTGGTGAAGAACTCCCTATTTTTGGAACACAACTATCTGACCCTAAACAAAGGGCGGCGACATGGCATCAAAGAAAACATGGGCGTTGTTTCTACCGAAGGAATTATCGGGAAGGTAGAATTGGTATCTGAAAACTACGCCACTGTGCGCTCGCTTTTGCACCTCAATAACGAAGTTTCGGCAGCCATCAAGCGCAATCAGGTCTTTGGTGGTATCCGTTGGGACGGCAAATCCTACCAACACACGCTTTTGGAAGAAACTACCATTTCCGCCGACATCATCAAAGGCGATACCGTCGTTACTTCGGCGTTCAACTCTATCTTTCCGCCTAATTTAACCATTGGTTATGTAGAAAGCATCGAGCGCAGCCCGATACGCACCTTCAATATTGTTCGCGTCCGATTGGCAAGTGATTTCAGCGACCTTTCCTATGTCTATGTCATTCGCAACTATTTCCAAACCGAACAGAAAACATTGGAAAGCCAGCAGCAGGCGCAATAA